Proteins co-encoded in one Ziziphus jujuba cultivar Dongzao chromosome 9, ASM3175591v1 genomic window:
- the LOC107434357 gene encoding uncharacterized protein LOC107434357, with amino-acid sequence MANQLENLVESIKSKVRSLKKTKKPYIKMDKSSSVKVEIRSRKARKLIDKTLKVADRPSKRAIS; translated from the coding sequence atggcgaATCAGCTGGAGAACCTAGTGGAGTCAATCAAGTCCAAGGTTAGATCGTTGAAGAAGACAAAGAAGCCGTATATAAAGATGGACAAGAGCTCCAGTGTCAAGGTGGAGATCCGCAGCAGAAAAGCTCGAAAGCTCATTGATAAAACCCTCAAGGTCGCTGATCGTCCCAGCAAGCGTGCCATTTCTTGA